In one window of Candidatus Microthrix subdominans DNA:
- a CDS encoding DUF2254 domain-containing protein, giving the protein MAVSTRNTKRYLWIGSVREVLSNSLWFVPLLLIVGYGILAQAIVAFDGALENWVPYSFTGGATSAQDLLSTIAAAILSMSTLVLSVTIVALQLASQQFSPRVMRTFFRDRGTKVAIGMLLGTFVYSILVLRAVVPRSDSLDQFVPSVAISVGFALTLVSLGVFIFYVNHVAHAIRVVHIIESVAIETRATIGHLIGAGTVPDPATLPGGPPDVVLGNPQRPGMVTGIDNAGLVALARQHRCCIGVVPYVGDFVPFGAPLARVWFDPGHEDAPSAEQVRDHIALSRERTMGQDVAFGFRQLVDIAEKALSPGINDPTTAVQALDQIHDLLRRLAVAEYPTGYYVDEPGALRAMRPTHRWEDYLDLGLTEIRQYGAGSVQVQRRLSAVLADLSLATADAPLRAVPVDEHRKLLDRSIIAGLADPHDRALALIPDEQGLGGGPH; this is encoded by the coding sequence ATGGCGGTGTCGACCAGGAACACGAAGCGCTACCTGTGGATCGGATCGGTCCGCGAGGTGCTGAGCAACAGCCTGTGGTTCGTGCCGTTGTTGCTCATCGTCGGCTACGGCATTCTCGCTCAAGCGATCGTCGCGTTCGACGGGGCCCTTGAGAACTGGGTGCCCTATTCGTTCACCGGCGGGGCGACGAGCGCACAGGACCTGCTGTCGACGATCGCTGCGGCGATCCTGTCGATGAGCACGCTGGTGCTGTCGGTCACCATCGTTGCCTTGCAGCTGGCGTCCCAGCAGTTCTCGCCCCGGGTGATGCGCACGTTCTTCCGCGATCGGGGCACCAAGGTGGCGATCGGCATGCTGTTGGGGACCTTCGTCTACAGCATCCTGGTGCTTCGAGCGGTCGTTCCCCGCTCCGACTCGCTCGACCAGTTTGTGCCCAGCGTGGCCATCTCTGTGGGCTTTGCACTCACCCTGGTGTCGCTCGGCGTGTTCATCTTCTACGTCAACCACGTCGCTCATGCCATCCGCGTGGTTCACATCATCGAGTCGGTGGCGATCGAGACCCGGGCGACCATCGGTCACCTGATCGGTGCCGGCACCGTGCCCGACCCGGCCACCCTGCCGGGCGGTCCACCCGACGTCGTTCTCGGCAACCCGCAGCGCCCTGGCATGGTCACCGGCATCGACAACGCCGGGCTGGTGGCGTTGGCCCGCCAGCACCGCTGCTGCATCGGCGTCGTTCCCTACGTCGGCGATTTCGTGCCCTTTGGTGCCCCGTTGGCCCGGGTTTGGTTCGATCCCGGCCATGAGGACGCCCCGAGTGCCGAGCAGGTCCGGGACCACATCGCCCTCAGCCGCGAGCGCACGATGGGCCAGGACGTCGCCTTCGGGTTTCGTCAGCTGGTCGACATCGCCGAGAAGGCGCTGTCGCCCGGCATCAACGATCCGACCACGGCGGTGCAGGCGCTCGACCAGATTCACGACCTGCTGCGGCGCTTGGCGGTGGCCGAGTACCCGACCGGGTATTACGTCGACGAGCCGGGGGCGCTGCGCGCCATGCGGCCGACGCATCGCTGGGAGGACTACCTCGACCTGGGCCTCACCGAGATCCGCCAGTACGGCGCCGGATCGGTCCAGGTCCAGCGCCGCCTCAGCGCCGTGCTGGCCGATCTCTCGCTCGCCACCGCCGATGCACCGCTCCGGGCGGTGCCTGTCGACGAGCACCGCAAGCTGCTCGACCGTTCGATCATCGCCGGTCTCGCCGATCCCCACGACCGGGCGCTTGCGCTCATCCCCGACGAGCAGGGCCTGGGCGGAGGACCACACTGA
- a CDS encoding potassium channel protein: MDDRPRSLRAMLAEAKDNSELMIDLAYAAVFFNDPGMADEVAHLEQHMNELVQSMREVCILACRRPTEAESMASVLQVISAIEGIANAAIDITRIVTHRLGIPPELIADLSNAEEVSHRVWVRDNSHMARRPLAALELPVATGMRVMAIRRDRSWITDIGGDQILLPGDVLFLRGSPAGLVRLHELASAPTWDPPEPAASGALSELDRAVDVLVEMKNISEAAVGLAYSALALRDAGLAFEVLHLSERLEEMKDHLQLWVLRAGANRVDPSLLRGLLALSQASDDLGQQANQMTWLVREEIDFHPVVAIALGDADEVVVRMPIAVGSATDGATLLELQLDIEPGFSVLAIRRGGRYLYRPRGFVRLFAGDELIATGPDEGRGRLAELAGWRMRHDEDADVGYRLVPLGATPAGQGSASQRWPPS; this comes from the coding sequence ATGGACGATCGCCCGCGAAGCCTCCGCGCCATGCTGGCCGAGGCCAAGGACAACTCCGAGCTGATGATCGACCTCGCCTACGCCGCGGTGTTTTTCAACGATCCCGGCATGGCCGACGAGGTGGCCCACCTCGAGCAGCACATGAACGAGCTCGTGCAGTCGATGCGTGAGGTGTGCATCCTCGCCTGTCGTCGCCCGACCGAGGCCGAATCGATGGCCTCGGTGCTCCAGGTGATCTCGGCGATCGAGGGCATCGCCAACGCTGCGATCGACATCACCCGCATCGTCACCCACCGGCTGGGTATCCCCCCCGAGCTGATCGCCGACCTGTCCAACGCCGAGGAGGTGTCGCACCGCGTGTGGGTGCGCGACAACTCCCACATGGCCCGGCGCCCGCTGGCGGCGCTCGAGTTGCCGGTGGCCACCGGCATGCGGGTGATGGCGATCCGCCGGGACCGATCCTGGATCACCGACATCGGCGGCGACCAGATCCTGTTGCCCGGCGACGTGCTGTTTCTGCGCGGCTCGCCCGCCGGCCTGGTGCGGTTGCATGAGCTGGCGTCGGCGCCGACCTGGGACCCACCTGAGCCGGCTGCGTCCGGAGCGCTGAGCGAGCTCGACCGGGCGGTCGACGTACTGGTCGAGATGAAGAACATCTCGGAAGCCGCGGTCGGCCTGGCGTACTCGGCGTTGGCGCTACGCGACGCCGGGTTGGCGTTCGAGGTGTTGCACCTGTCCGAGCGCCTGGAGGAGATGAAGGATCACCTGCAGCTGTGGGTGTTGCGCGCCGGGGCCAACCGTGTCGACCCCTCGCTGCTGCGGGGGCTGCTGGCGTTGTCCCAGGCGTCCGACGACCTGGGTCAGCAGGCCAACCAGATGACCTGGCTCGTCCGCGAGGAGATCGACTTTCATCCGGTGGTGGCCATCGCGCTCGGCGACGCCGACGAGGTGGTCGTGCGCATGCCGATCGCCGTCGGCTCGGCCACCGACGGGGCCACGCTGCTCGAGTTGCAGTTGGACATCGAACCGGGGTTCTCCGTGCTCGCCATCCGGCGGGGCGGCCGTTATTTGTACCGTCCCCGCGGCTTCGTCCGCCTGTTTGCCGGCGACGAGCTGATCGCCACCGGACCCGACGAGGGGCGTGGCCGCCTGGCCGAGCTGGCCGGTTGGCGTATGCGTCACGATGAGGACGCCGACGTGGGCTACCGGCTCGTGCCGCTGGGTGCGACGCCGGCCGGGCAGGGCTCAGCGTCGCAGCGGTGGCCACCCAGTTGA
- a CDS encoding MMPL family transporter, translated as MKKRMDRAWRWLAVNMGKHARYVSIVGLVITIIMGFGLTNLDFATDQDAYLNKNEQVYKDNVEYQDLFGGQAMLGAIRIEEGTTLEEFLSPKNLKIFQEIEKTLVANDSIEAVATPYNTMVLSDTLIQKAAPTEAQVKQLADGEITAANLPTQALPTTSIAGVSLDTATAAAKADGDTDEAEARDKDFGETATRLLAIPEADRTLDNIEWRKFLLYDNTGAVRESLLPFFPNPQTTQIVTRLKGNMSIELEGDAAVFTTNTIDKAAENLDPAAEVTVIGAPILLKDINDYLRGGILKLGAIAVVAMILILLLLFDVRWRLLPLGVILIGVTWAFGLAGYLGIPLSLVTISGLPVMLGIGIDYAIQMHSRIEEEVLLDREDHPIQEAAVNLGPALLVVTFDAIFAFLALRFAKVPMIRDFGLLLAIGIAVICVVSIIAPLAALGIREYKSPTSSDKDYSEGWLGRFVVKIGSLPSKLAVPFAIGALLIFVGGLLVESSLQIQGDPIDWVNQSSPTIKKIDTIKEQTKSSTELGIYVASDNVFDQETVDFVHNFAYQQRRERTFDVDGKEKPALLTASSIVTTMSGIINVPGATPKGDIPRGPTAEAVQAAWQVAPPSLQKFTATPPEASDGTSKNMNLIFRVGYSSLNDGEAVVKDVRADVRSDSPEGIKAVPSGLAVVGVGLLENIQSNRILLTYMSIAFVGIFLAVRLRSVVRSVLSLVPVMIATGMASLVAFALGLELSPMTAVGGPLIVAICTEFTSLMLLRFVEERKRHMAPQEAADTAAARTGRAFIVSGLTGVAGVAVIATSPLPLLRDFGAIVALNVVIALAAALVILPPMLVWADQEGREWVSRHLVSEEDLAVSRGGGGRHRVKDTGSVDGPKAGDGATDAPART; from the coding sequence ATGAAAAAACGCATGGACAGGGCATGGCGCTGGCTGGCCGTCAACATGGGCAAGCACGCCCGCTACGTGTCGATCGTCGGGCTGGTGATCACGATCATCATGGGCTTCGGGTTGACCAACCTGGACTTCGCCACCGATCAGGACGCCTACCTGAACAAGAACGAGCAGGTCTACAAGGACAACGTCGAGTACCAGGACCTCTTCGGGGGCCAGGCGATGCTGGGCGCGATCCGCATCGAGGAGGGCACCACGCTGGAGGAGTTCCTCTCCCCCAAGAACCTCAAGATCTTCCAGGAGATCGAGAAGACGCTCGTCGCCAACGACAGCATCGAAGCCGTCGCCACGCCGTACAACACGATGGTGTTGTCGGACACGCTGATCCAGAAGGCAGCGCCAACCGAGGCACAGGTGAAGCAGCTGGCCGACGGCGAGATCACGGCGGCCAACCTTCCCACCCAGGCACTCCCTACTACGTCGATCGCAGGTGTATCGCTCGACACGGCGACTGCGGCAGCGAAGGCCGACGGCGACACGGACGAGGCTGAAGCGCGCGACAAGGACTTCGGGGAAACTGCTACCCGATTGCTCGCCATCCCCGAGGCCGACCGCACCCTCGACAACATCGAGTGGCGAAAGTTCCTGCTCTACGACAACACCGGCGCGGTCCGCGAGTCGCTGCTGCCCTTCTTCCCCAACCCCCAGACCACCCAGATCGTCACCCGTCTCAAGGGCAACATGTCGATCGAGCTCGAGGGCGACGCAGCCGTCTTCACCACCAACACGATCGACAAGGCGGCCGAGAACCTCGACCCCGCCGCCGAGGTCACCGTCATCGGCGCGCCGATCCTGCTGAAGGACATCAACGACTACCTCCGCGGCGGCATCCTCAAGCTGGGCGCCATCGCCGTCGTGGCGATGATCCTCATCCTGCTGCTCCTCTTCGACGTCCGCTGGCGCCTGTTGCCGCTAGGGGTGATCCTCATCGGCGTCACCTGGGCCTTCGGCCTGGCCGGTTACCTGGGCATCCCGCTGTCGCTGGTGACCATCTCGGGCCTCCCGGTCATGTTGGGCATCGGCATCGACTACGCCATCCAGATGCACAGCCGCATCGAGGAGGAGGTGCTCCTCGACCGGGAGGACCATCCGATTCAGGAGGCGGCGGTCAACCTGGGCCCGGCCCTGTTGGTCGTCACCTTCGACGCCATCTTCGCCTTCCTGGCCCTGCGCTTTGCCAAGGTGCCGATGATCCGCGACTTCGGCCTGTTGCTCGCCATCGGCATCGCCGTGATCTGCGTGGTGTCGATCATCGCCCCGTTGGCTGCCCTCGGCATCCGCGAGTACAAGTCGCCCACCAGCTCGGACAAGGACTACTCCGAGGGATGGCTGGGACGTTTCGTCGTCAAGATCGGCAGCCTGCCCTCCAAGCTGGCCGTCCCGTTTGCGATCGGCGCCTTGCTGATCTTCGTCGGTGGGCTCTTGGTGGAGTCGAGCCTGCAGATCCAGGGCGACCCGATCGACTGGGTCAACCAGAGTTCGCCGACGATCAAGAAGATCGACACGATCAAAGAGCAGACCAAGAGTTCCACCGAGCTGGGCATCTACGTCGCCTCCGACAACGTGTTCGATCAGGAGACGGTCGATTTCGTGCACAACTTCGCCTACCAGCAACGGCGTGAGCGCACCTTCGACGTCGATGGCAAGGAGAAGCCGGCGCTGCTGACCGCCTCGAGCATCGTCACCACGATGAGCGGCATCATCAACGTGCCCGGGGCCACCCCCAAGGGTGACATCCCACGGGGTCCCACAGCCGAAGCGGTTCAGGCCGCTTGGCAGGTGGCCCCGCCAAGCCTGCAGAAGTTCACCGCCACACCGCCCGAAGCATCGGACGGCACCTCCAAGAACATGAACCTGATCTTTCGGGTGGGGTACTCGTCGCTCAACGACGGCGAGGCCGTGGTCAAAGACGTGCGGGCCGACGTCCGGAGCGACTCACCCGAGGGCATCAAGGCGGTCCCCTCCGGGCTGGCCGTTGTCGGCGTCGGCCTGCTGGAGAACATCCAGTCCAACCGGATCCTGTTGACCTACATGTCCATCGCCTTCGTCGGCATCTTCCTCGCCGTGCGTCTGCGAAGCGTCGTGCGGTCGGTTCTGTCGCTGGTGCCGGTGATGATCGCCACCGGCATGGCCTCGCTGGTCGCCTTCGCCCTCGGGCTGGAGCTGTCGCCGATGACCGCCGTCGGCGGCCCGCTGATCGTGGCGATCTGTACCGAGTTCACATCGCTGATGCTGTTGCGCTTCGTCGAGGAACGAAAGCGGCACATGGCGCCACAGGAGGCGGCCGACACCGCCGCAGCTCGCACCGGGCGCGCCTTCATCGTCTCCGGGCTCACCGGGGTGGCGGGCGTGGCGGTGATCGCCACGTCGCCGTTGCCACTGCTGCGTGACTTCGGTGCCATCGTCGCACTCAACGTCGTCATCGCATTGGCCGCGGCACTCGTCATCCTGCCACCCATGCTGGTCTGGGCCGACCAGGAGGGCCGCGAGTGGGTCAGCCGCCATCTGGTCAGCGAGGAGGACCTGGCGGTCAGCCGAGGCGGCGGTGGCCGGCATCGCGTCAAGGACACCGGCTCGGTCGATGGTCCCAAGGCGGGCGACGGCGCCACCGACGCTCCCGCCCGAACGTAG
- a CDS encoding DUF998 domain-containing protein codes for MKKPPPPSAPPPGENPRTGEPKRLSHGCPHSPVAGFRSDRLAAPDDGRWRRLALGGILGPAAFIGAWVVGSAVAVDYSPITDAISRLAAVGADTRVLMSAGFLGFSTASIPAAGAVRRAIPGSAWVGVVGTGLATAAVAALPLDRNPVIDAAHALAAGAGYALFVYAAAAAAKPLWEAGRRSLATISMCVAVLASAALVATPFVEASGLLQRIGLTSLDVWLATISALVLSGRLAIDPIG; via the coding sequence GTGAAGAAGCCGCCACCCCCCAGTGCCCCTCCACCCGGCGAAAACCCTCGAACCGGGGAGCCGAAACGACTATCACACGGTTGTCCCCACTCCCCGGTTGCGGGCTTTCGGTCCGACCGCCTTGCCGCTCCCGACGACGGGCGGTGGCGACGGCTCGCCCTTGGCGGGATCCTTGGCCCCGCAGCGTTCATCGGAGCCTGGGTCGTCGGCAGCGCCGTGGCGGTCGACTACTCGCCGATCACCGACGCCATCAGCCGCCTGGCCGCCGTCGGCGCCGACACCCGTGTGCTGATGAGCGCCGGGTTTCTCGGGTTTTCGACCGCGTCGATCCCCGCCGCCGGCGCCGTGCGACGGGCGATCCCCGGCAGCGCCTGGGTCGGTGTGGTGGGCACCGGCCTGGCCACCGCCGCCGTCGCCGCCCTCCCGCTCGACCGCAACCCGGTGATCGACGCCGCCCACGCGCTGGCCGCCGGCGCCGGCTACGCCCTGTTCGTCTATGCCGCCGCCGCAGCGGCCAAGCCCCTGTGGGAAGCGGGTCGACGTTCGCTGGCCACCATCTCGATGTGCGTGGCCGTGCTCGCCTCGGCCGCCTTGGTGGCAACGCCGTTCGTCGAGGCCAGCGGCCTCCTGCAGCGCATCGGCCTCACCAGCCTCGATGTGTGGCTGGCGACCATATCGGCGCTGGTGCTGAGCGGGCGGCTGGCCATCGATCCCATCGGTTGA
- a CDS encoding cytochrome c oxidase assembly protein, giving the protein MSWWCAASTKPWTWAPTIYIGVWLTMVAILAWYFVVAHRAAAAGRYTTARRQKVLFVAGVLVLWAASDWPLGALGAGYLASAHMTQFVLYSVVATPLIMLGLPEPMFAAMLAKLRLTSVFRILALPLVAALVFNITMVATHAPPTTDLLRSSQIGSFVMDILWIVAAVVLWLPVISPVRSLRMRSYPGMMGYLFLAVGIVVIVPSAALLISAEPIYRTYELAPRVITKWSAVEDQQFAGVIMKLGATPIVWATILALFIRWTNESGLSNKFGPKYRGRLVHDDGSVEPEWVDGPSYTSAGAPLGEPALSGARPGDARPDRSPLNPAPAGQQQSEPSSEPLPPERLN; this is encoded by the coding sequence ATGAGTTGGTGGTGTGCGGCGAGCACCAAGCCATGGACGTGGGCGCCCACCATCTACATCGGTGTCTGGCTGACGATGGTGGCGATTCTCGCCTGGTACTTCGTGGTTGCCCACCGGGCCGCTGCCGCCGGCCGCTACACGACCGCCCGCCGCCAGAAGGTGCTCTTCGTCGCCGGCGTGCTCGTGCTGTGGGCGGCGAGCGACTGGCCGCTGGGCGCTCTGGGCGCCGGCTACCTGGCCTCGGCGCACATGACCCAGTTCGTCCTCTACAGCGTGGTCGCCACACCGCTGATCATGCTGGGCCTCCCCGAGCCGATGTTTGCTGCGATGCTCGCCAAGCTCCGGCTCACCTCGGTCTTCCGGATTCTCGCCTTACCGCTCGTCGCCGCCCTGGTCTTCAACATCACGATGGTGGCCACCCACGCCCCGCCCACCACCGACCTGTTGCGATCCAGCCAGATCGGATCGTTCGTCATGGACATCCTCTGGATCGTCGCCGCCGTCGTGCTGTGGCTGCCCGTGATCAGCCCGGTGAGGTCGCTGCGCATGCGCTCCTACCCCGGGATGATGGGGTACCTGTTCCTCGCTGTCGGCATCGTGGTGATCGTGCCGTCGGCGGCGCTGCTCATCTCGGCCGAACCGATCTACCGCACCTACGAGCTGGCACCGCGGGTAATCACCAAGTGGTCGGCGGTCGAGGACCAGCAGTTTGCCGGCGTCATCATGAAGCTGGGCGCCACCCCGATCGTGTGGGCCACCATCCTGGCCCTGTTCATCCGCTGGACCAACGAGTCCGGGCTGTCGAACAAGTTCGGCCCCAAGTACCGGGGTCGCCTGGTGCACGACGACGGCAGCGTCGAGCCGGAATGGGTCGACGGGCCTTCGTACACCAGCGCCGGTGCACCGCTCGGGGAGCCGGCACTGAGCGGCGCCCGCCCCGGAGACGCCCGACCGGACCGTTCCCCCCTCAACCCGGCCCCGGCCGGGCAACAGCAGTCCGAGCCGAGCTCCGAACCGTTGCCGCCCGAGCGGCTCAACTGA
- a CDS encoding phosphatase PAP2 family protein has protein sequence MRVVTNMLDSVDRFGERTVAPWRLRPAVDLAATYASWAGEGAAIWFGWGALRLAIDQRIEPGSAWVTAGGLAATLGLESAAVNVGLKGLVRRPRPVAQARSGRDFRTTSFPSGHAASSFAAATFLGRGGEWAPLLGVAVTVTTSRVILGVHHLSDVVAGAAVGVAFGLVGRSATRRVDEYLVAKELGRAQPAPAAQH, from the coding sequence ATGAGGGTCGTGACGAACATGCTCGATTCGGTGGACCGCTTCGGTGAGCGCACGGTGGCGCCATGGCGGTTGCGGCCGGCGGTCGATCTCGCCGCCACGTACGCATCGTGGGCCGGCGAGGGGGCCGCGATCTGGTTTGGCTGGGGAGCGTTGCGGCTGGCGATCGACCAGCGCATCGAGCCCGGCAGCGCGTGGGTGACGGCAGGCGGCCTGGCCGCCACCCTCGGACTGGAGTCTGCGGCGGTCAACGTCGGGCTCAAGGGTCTGGTGCGTCGGCCACGCCCGGTGGCACAGGCGCGCTCGGGTCGGGACTTCCGCACCACCAGCTTCCCGTCCGGTCACGCGGCGTCGTCGTTTGCCGCCGCCACCTTCCTCGGCCGAGGTGGCGAGTGGGCCCCGCTGTTGGGTGTGGCGGTCACCGTCACCACCAGTCGGGTGATCCTCGGCGTCCATCACCTGTCCGATGTCGTCGCCGGTGCTGCGGTGGGGGTGGCGTTCGGTCTGGTCGGCCGGTCGGCGACCAGGCGTGTCGACGAGTACCTCGTCGCCAAGGAACTGGGTCGGGCCCAACCGGCACCGGCCGCTCAGCACTAG
- a CDS encoding MmcQ/YjbR family DNA-binding protein, with protein sequence MSDDGFNEQQVERALAGVRNICLGLPEVSERLSHSAPSFFIRQKKTLAMFHDDHHGDGELGIWCPAPRGVQAELVETQPDRFYVPAYVGHRGWLGMRLDRDPDWDEVAGVLVEAYRTVAPKKLVAELDA encoded by the coding sequence ATGAGCGACGACGGATTCAACGAGCAGCAGGTGGAACGGGCGCTGGCGGGGGTGCGGAACATCTGCCTCGGTCTCCCGGAGGTGAGCGAGCGTCTCAGCCACAGTGCACCGTCGTTCTTCATCCGCCAGAAGAAGACGCTGGCGATGTTTCATGACGACCATCACGGCGACGGCGAACTGGGCATCTGGTGCCCGGCACCCCGGGGTGTCCAGGCCGAACTGGTGGAGACCCAGCCCGACCGGTTCTACGTTCCCGCCTATGTGGGGCACCGCGGCTGGCTGGGCATGCGCCTCGACCGCGACCCCGATTGGGACGAGGTGGCCGGGGTGCTCGTCGAGGCCTACCGAACCGTGGCGCCCAAGAAGCTGGTGGCCGAACTCGACGCCTAA
- a CDS encoding sensor histidine kinase, whose amino-acid sequence MGPDSRHLALHREWLGAGAVVTIALAVSALVLLRIANQGRPVDTWWLGSAIIAVGLGAVGLILTAKVPSNIIGWLFLAGGLSEAVMGLGREWAVYVELGGHHLPGASLAGWLGTWPLVPAMVTFPLILLFFPDGALPSPRWRPVLWLTLISAGGGIIQAATSYGPYTTDMPGLTNPIGIHWAGLDVLGRASQAGYAAAVLLAIASLAARRRGADPVTRQQLKWVSAAGVLLAVELLLEVIPGHGPLGFTTWTGPLTVVLFLGSIVIAVLRYRLWDLDLLIRWSVVYGTLTLVVALAYLAVVVATGAITNRQVSLGPSLLAASLAVAVVALLRDRVHHWVERALYGDRQDPYRALTTLGERLDAPGSSDDVLTEVVDAIAQSLRLSYVAVIVPIEGLVADIGTPGAHVYRIPLVFRTHEVGQLAVSPRAGSRLSASQRGVLADLARPVAAVLQAVAAGRALESSRLDLMTAREAERRRVRRDLHDGLGPALAATRMKLDGALLLIDRNPERAKAILTKLADEVAGTVDDVRRLVDDLQPSVLAEIGLVAAVTEQARAFTGPVESGGALTVEVQAPAHLHGLAPGVELAAYRIACEALANVARHAHASRCRVTLGGGDDLRLRVDDNGVGIGSDARVGLGTISMEERAAELGGTCRIGASPLGGTQVAVSIPSRPVPAHGSNPTPPPQATTSTPSSAPQPRLDEATNR is encoded by the coding sequence GTGGGTCCCGACAGCCGGCACCTGGCGTTGCATCGTGAGTGGCTTGGTGCCGGCGCGGTGGTCACGATTGCCTTGGCCGTCAGCGCACTGGTGCTCCTGCGCATCGCCAACCAGGGTCGGCCGGTGGACACCTGGTGGTTAGGAAGCGCGATCATCGCCGTCGGGCTTGGCGCCGTCGGGCTGATCCTCACCGCCAAGGTGCCATCCAACATCATCGGGTGGCTGTTCCTGGCCGGTGGACTGAGCGAGGCGGTAATGGGCCTCGGACGGGAATGGGCGGTCTACGTCGAACTCGGCGGACATCACCTGCCCGGCGCATCGTTGGCCGGGTGGCTGGGTACCTGGCCGTTGGTTCCGGCGATGGTGACGTTCCCGCTGATCCTGTTGTTCTTCCCTGACGGCGCCCTGCCCAGCCCGAGGTGGCGGCCGGTACTGTGGTTGACGCTCATAAGCGCTGGCGGCGGGATCATCCAGGCGGCGACCAGCTACGGGCCCTACACCACCGACATGCCCGGGCTCACCAACCCGATCGGCATCCACTGGGCCGGTCTGGACGTGCTGGGAAGGGCTTCCCAGGCCGGCTACGCAGCCGCCGTCCTGCTGGCCATCGCGTCGCTGGCCGCTCGCCGACGAGGCGCCGATCCCGTGACGAGGCAGCAACTCAAGTGGGTCTCAGCAGCGGGGGTTCTGCTCGCCGTCGAGTTGCTCCTCGAGGTCATCCCCGGGCACGGCCCGCTCGGCTTCACCACCTGGACCGGGCCGCTGACCGTGGTGCTGTTCCTCGGGTCGATCGTGATCGCCGTCCTCCGCTACCGGCTGTGGGACCTGGACCTGCTGATCAGGTGGTCGGTGGTCTACGGCACGCTGACCCTCGTCGTGGCGCTCGCCTACCTGGCTGTGGTCGTCGCCACCGGGGCCATAACCAACCGCCAGGTGTCCTTGGGCCCATCGTTGCTGGCCGCATCGCTCGCCGTGGCGGTCGTGGCGTTGCTTCGAGATCGAGTCCATCATTGGGTGGAGCGGGCCCTGTACGGCGACCGTCAGGACCCGTACCGAGCGCTGACCACCCTGGGTGAGCGGCTGGACGCACCCGGCTCCAGCGATGATGTGCTCACCGAAGTGGTCGACGCGATCGCCCAGTCGTTGCGCCTGAGCTACGTCGCCGTGATCGTGCCGATCGAGGGGTTGGTCGCCGACATCGGCACCCCCGGTGCCCACGTTTACCGGATCCCGCTGGTGTTTCGAACCCACGAGGTGGGTCAGCTGGCCGTCAGTCCGCGAGCCGGTTCTCGCCTCAGCGCATCGCAACGGGGGGTGCTGGCCGACCTGGCCCGTCCGGTGGCCGCCGTGCTTCAGGCGGTGGCGGCCGGACGGGCGCTCGAATCGTCGCGCCTGGACTTGATGACGGCGCGCGAGGCGGAGCGTCGGCGCGTTCGTCGGGATCTCCACGATGGGTTGGGTCCGGCGCTGGCAGCAACACGCATGAAGCTCGACGGTGCGCTGTTGCTGATCGACCGGAATCCGGAGCGGGCCAAGGCGATACTGACCAAGCTGGCTGACGAGGTGGCCGGCACCGTCGACGACGTCAGGCGTCTGGTCGACGATCTTCAGCCGTCCGTGCTGGCTGAGATCGGGCTGGTGGCCGCAGTGACCGAACAGGCACGCGCTTTCACCGGCCCGGTGGAGTCGGGCGGTGCGCTCACAGTCGAGGTGCAGGCTCCCGCCCACCTCCACGGACTCGCCCCCGGTGTCGAGCTCGCCGCCTACCGAATCGCGTGCGAGGCCTTGGCAAACGTGGCCCGTCACGCCCATGCCAGCCGCTGTCGGGTCACGCTGGGCGGCGGCGATGACCTGCGGTTGCGGGTGGACGACAACGGGGTCGGCATCGGCTCCGATGCTCGCGTCGGGCTGGGCACGATTTCGATGGAGGAGCGGGCGGCCGAGCTGGGAGGCACCTGTCGCATCGGCGCCTCGCCGCTGGGAGGAACTCAGGTGGCGGTGAGCATTCCGAGCCGCCCCGTCCCAGCGCATGGGTCCAACCCGACACCGCCACCTCAGGCGACAACATCAACTCCCTCGAGCGCTCCCCAGCCTCGACTCGACGAAGCCACGAACCGATGA